In Gemmatimonadaceae bacterium, one DNA window encodes the following:
- a CDS encoding four helix bundle protein: MVQRADALVIEVHRLASRRARQLSQLSPGLRNQLLRAVVSVSANLGEACGPHSPQKAASQIDIAIGSLNEVERMLTLMQQLGALGEDAGERIRDTQQVRALAYGFRRRVLGTLRPQDPDRTSDLSARDRLRRPDGFRVLMSDDLGLLLSHAPNPAPPPSRGCTARGAAAGLRACA, translated from the coding sequence GTGGTCCAGCGCGCCGATGCGCTGGTCATTGAGGTCCATCGCCTGGCCAGCCGCCGTGCTCGGCAGCTGAGCCAGCTGTCGCCTGGCTTGCGAAACCAGCTGCTCCGCGCTGTCGTGTCGGTGAGTGCGAATCTGGGCGAGGCGTGCGGCCCCCACTCGCCGCAGAAGGCGGCCTCGCAGATTGATATTGCGATCGGCTCGCTGAATGAGGTGGAGCGTATGCTCACCCTCATGCAGCAGCTAGGCGCACTCGGCGAGGACGCCGGCGAACGTATTCGGGACACGCAGCAGGTGCGGGCGTTGGCCTACGGCTTCCGGCGACGTGTCCTGGGCACCCTCCGCCCCCAAGATCCAGATCGGACATCCGACCTCAGCGCCCGAGACCGACTTCGGAGGCCCGATGGCTTTCGAGTTCTGATGTCCGATGATCTGGGGCTACTTTTGTCGCATGCGCCGAATCCTGCCCCTCCTCCTTCTCGTGGCTGCACCGCTCGTGGCGCAGCCGCGGGCCTCCGTGCGTGTGCCTGA
- a CDS encoding class A beta-lactamase-related serine hydrolase has protein sequence MIRRVTTLILAGAISTHAAHAQASSALSRVLAEQVARFPGSAGVYVKHLTTGEEAEVRADVSFNSASVIKLPVLALAMQMVDKGMLSLDSRLTITAENKRGGSGILQRFDPGLQPTLRDVLAQMVITSDNTATDLAIGQVGGVAKVNEWIASNGGGMELLFTVADVFAAVRTPGYTTNPRDAVANKRAYWLGAITPRAVGALLERMQRCADGSAKRTPLASKARCEEMMRMMRNQLSGDRRLPHYLEVPVAHKTGDWPPYLANDVGVIFAKSGPIVIVVCTNDIKGNYGEAEDRIGEMARTVVAYFDGAAK, from the coding sequence ATGATCCGTCGCGTCACCACGCTGATCCTTGCCGGCGCGATCAGCACGCACGCGGCGCACGCGCAGGCGTCCAGTGCACTCTCCCGCGTGCTTGCTGAACAGGTCGCCCGCTTTCCCGGCTCCGCCGGCGTCTACGTCAAGCACCTGACCACCGGCGAAGAAGCCGAGGTCCGCGCCGATGTCAGCTTCAACTCGGCCAGTGTGATCAAGCTGCCGGTGCTCGCGCTCGCCATGCAGATGGTGGACAAGGGCATGCTCTCGCTCGACAGCCGCCTCACCATCACCGCCGAGAACAAGCGCGGCGGGAGTGGGATCCTGCAGCGCTTCGATCCGGGGCTGCAGCCCACGCTGCGCGATGTGCTGGCGCAGATGGTCATCACCAGCGACAACACCGCGACCGATCTCGCGATCGGTCAGGTGGGCGGCGTTGCCAAGGTCAACGAATGGATCGCGTCCAACGGCGGCGGGATGGAACTGCTCTTCACGGTGGCTGACGTGTTCGCTGCGGTGCGCACGCCTGGCTACACCACCAATCCGCGCGACGCCGTCGCCAACAAGCGCGCCTACTGGCTGGGCGCGATCACGCCGCGCGCCGTGGGCGCCCTGCTCGAACGCATGCAACGCTGCGCCGACGGCTCGGCCAAGAGGACGCCGTTGGCCAGCAAAGCGCGCTGTGAGGAGATGATGCGCATGATGCGCAATCAGCTCTCGGGCGACCGCCGCCTCCCGCACTACCTCGAGGTCCCCGTCGCCCACAAGACCGGCGACTGGCCGCCCTATCTCGCCAACGACGTGGGCGTAATCTTCGCCAAGTCGGGGCCGATCGTGATCGTGGTGTGCACGAACGACATCAAGGGGAACTACGGCGAAGCTGAAGATCGCATCGGCGAGATGGCCCGCACGGTCGTCGCCTACTTCGACGGCGCCGCGAAGTGA
- a CDS encoding aminopeptidase P family protein, whose product MRRILPLLLLVAAPLVAQPRASVRVPEADALLSWSQQIAMRESWLAKRHALLLPMMRRHRIGMWIVVNEEFHDDPLTPFIAPPRPYTGNRDLFVFIDAGDAGLKKFAVTGYTEENLARFFDAPFTEPRPPAATLRDLYQQYKPATVGLAIRGTRGQTRSLGFDAYRFIAETLGPDAEKTFVSAADLTQEYLDTRLPEELEHFRTAVAVTEAITKRALSNAVITPGKTTVGDVRRALYDMLWAAGVRTWFQPDLRVQRAGEENATSRGFLAIAPESMVLKPGDAVHVDFGISYMGFDTDWQKMAYILKPGEKDAPTGLKQAMANASALQDALTQKVARPGMTGGSVFNGVMAEMKQKGIEAMIYSHPIGNQGHGLGTSIDFRSPLRSDTTAQNARLRLGSYLSVELNAATPVPEWGGKKLFVMMEDDAYLTETGYKFFRPRQEAWYLIKP is encoded by the coding sequence ATGCGCCGAATCCTGCCCCTCCTCCTTCTCGTGGCTGCACCGCTCGTGGCGCAGCCGCGGGCCTCCGTGCGTGTGCCTGAGGCCGACGCCCTGCTCTCCTGGTCGCAGCAGATCGCCATGCGCGAGTCGTGGCTCGCCAAGCGGCACGCGCTGCTGCTGCCCATGATGCGCCGCCACCGCATCGGCATGTGGATCGTGGTCAACGAAGAGTTCCACGATGATCCGCTGACACCCTTCATCGCACCGCCGCGGCCGTACACCGGCAACCGCGACCTCTTCGTGTTCATCGACGCAGGCGACGCCGGCCTCAAGAAGTTCGCCGTCACCGGCTATACCGAGGAGAATCTCGCGCGCTTCTTCGACGCGCCCTTCACGGAACCGCGGCCGCCCGCCGCGACGCTGCGCGATCTTTATCAGCAGTACAAGCCGGCCACGGTGGGGCTCGCCATCAGGGGCACGCGCGGGCAGACGCGCTCGCTCGGCTTCGACGCCTATCGGTTCATCGCCGAGACGCTGGGACCAGACGCCGAAAAGACCTTCGTGAGCGCCGCTGACCTGACGCAGGAGTACCTCGACACCCGGCTGCCCGAAGAGCTCGAGCACTTCCGTACGGCGGTGGCGGTCACGGAAGCCATCACGAAGCGCGCGCTGTCGAACGCCGTGATCACGCCGGGCAAGACCACGGTGGGCGATGTGCGCCGCGCGCTCTATGACATGCTCTGGGCGGCCGGCGTGCGCACCTGGTTCCAGCCGGATCTGCGCGTGCAGCGCGCCGGCGAAGAGAACGCCACGTCACGCGGCTTTCTGGCGATTGCACCCGAGTCGATGGTGCTCAAGCCCGGCGATGCCGTGCACGTGGATTTCGGTATCAGCTACATGGGCTTCGATACCGACTGGCAGAAGATGGCCTACATCCTCAAGCCGGGCGAAAAGGATGCGCCGACCGGGCTCAAGCAGGCGATGGCCAACGCGAGCGCGCTCCAGGACGCGCTCACCCAGAAGGTTGCCCGCCCCGGCATGACGGGTGGCTCGGTGTTCAACGGCGTCATGGCCGAGATGAAGCAGAAAGGCATCGAGGCCATGATCTACTCGCACCCCATCGGCAATCAGGGGCATGGGCTCGGCACGAGCATCGACTTTCGGAGCCCCCTGCGCAGCGACACTACGGCGCAGAACGCGCGCCTGCGGCTCGGCTCGTATCTCTCGGTGGAGCTCAACGCCGCCACGCCCGTGCCCGAGTGGGGCGGCAAGAAGCTGTTTGTGATGATGGAAGACGACGCGTATCTGACGGAGACGGGCTACAAGTTCTTCCGGCCGCGTCAGGAGGCGTGGTACCTGATCAAGCCGTAG